Proteins found in one Chloroflexota bacterium genomic segment:
- a CDS encoding sialidase family protein yields MAITKPNGRREALGRGSYSFPGLTVQVERTETLIPAHENQCPCGFLFQLANGELVVGGPRTVEPELTWRRSRDGGETWYAAPAWPSFYVHQFDDGELLHVGTPGEPWLTRGDAPGAYRFSIHRSHDNGQTHAPESALISGVPELAEEDSEKWGRHLYAYVDHGLVALRDGSLLATVLGKFAGDVKHRTFVIRSDDRGATWSYRASVAFDLNPTHTHHIEGFTEPDLLALPNGDLLCFMRTGGRYEGRHTALAMSRSADDGHSWSAPEPVADRGVLPKACRMSNGVLAVIYGRPGDWLAFSRDDGHSWMGHTCLNLGTQAWDCGNYDWVIEVAPDTLLAAYAETDRNDPRRSAILGAWITVKPT; encoded by the coding sequence ATGGCAATCACCAAGCCCAACGGCCGGCGCGAGGCGCTCGGCCGGGGCTCCTATTCGTTTCCCGGTCTCACCGTGCAGGTCGAGCGCACCGAGACCCTAATCCCCGCGCATGAGAATCAGTGCCCCTGCGGCTTCCTCTTCCAGCTGGCCAATGGCGAGCTGGTGGTGGGCGGGCCTCGTACGGTCGAGCCCGAGCTCACCTGGCGCCGGTCGCGTGACGGCGGCGAGACGTGGTACGCCGCGCCTGCCTGGCCCAGCTTCTACGTGCACCAATTCGACGACGGCGAGCTGCTGCACGTGGGAACGCCGGGCGAACCGTGGCTGACGCGCGGCGACGCGCCGGGCGCCTATCGCTTTTCGATCCATCGCTCCCACGACAACGGCCAGACGCACGCCCCGGAATCGGCGCTGATCTCGGGTGTTCCGGAGCTGGCGGAGGAAGACAGCGAGAAGTGGGGGCGGCACCTCTACGCCTACGTGGATCACGGCCTCGTGGCGCTGCGCGACGGGAGCCTCCTGGCCACCGTGCTCGGAAAGTTCGCCGGCGACGTCAAGCATCGGACGTTTGTCATTCGCTCGGACGATCGGGGAGCGACCTGGAGCTATCGCGCGAGCGTGGCCTTTGACCTCAACCCGACCCACACGCACCACATCGAGGGATTCACCGAGCCCGACTTGCTGGCGCTGCCGAACGGCGACCTGCTGTGTTTCATGCGCACCGGCGGGCGATACGAGGGGCGGCACACCGCGCTCGCGATGAGCCGCTCCGCGGACGACGGCCACTCGTGGAGCGCTCCCGAGCCCGTCGCCGACCGCGGCGTCTTGCCCAAGGCCTGCCGCATGTCGAACGGCGTGCTCGCCGTGATCTATGGCAGGCCTGGCGACTGGCTCGCCTTCAGCCGCGACGACGGCCACAGCTGGATGGGGCACACCTGCCTCAACCTGGGCACGCAGGCGTGGGACTGCGGCAATTACGACTGGGTCATCGAGGTGGCGCCCGACACGCTGCTGGCGGCCTATGCCGAAACCGACCGCAACGACCCGCGGCGCAGTGCCATTCTGGGCGCCTGGATCACGGTGAAGCCGACCTAA
- a CDS encoding phytanoyl-CoA dioxygenase family protein — protein sequence MPTPSPSVPQVAPLTASQIAQFKRDGVLVLPAVLDPDLCRRARDDMWETIAADLPRMKRDDPSTWGPITEEETAGFSARRPADGGEPLLSGKGHRLTIRNGSEDLALDLGPRAVWQIAEQLLGEGTVVWPAGLDQSGFATGPCFMDDGAMESLASHLGRQIENYRDAASYTTDDLRVPKTGPVWMNGQGTRGLYCTLPNSPSPGPNWRGSHSDGPCYGRTRLQFAAYIDDLPPASGGFTVWPGSHTRIWEKQWKAFHEHGLTHTGEREKMREAGGYEYRPDPLFEQIKADTQPFETHGPAGTLVLWHTKILHIPGQNQSSDVIRQATIYGYLKTLESLSDALAMDDDGGGIWRDWSDEVRAIDERS from the coding sequence ATGCCGACGCCTTCCCCCAGCGTGCCGCAAGTTGCGCCCTTGACGGCCAGTCAGATCGCCCAGTTCAAGCGCGATGGCGTTCTCGTGCTTCCGGCGGTGCTCGACCCAGATCTTTGCCGCCGCGCCCGGGACGACATGTGGGAGACGATTGCGGCCGACCTGCCCCGCATGAAGCGAGACGATCCCTCGACGTGGGGCCCGATCACTGAAGAGGAGACCGCCGGCTTCAGCGCCCGTCGTCCCGCGGACGGCGGCGAGCCGCTCTTGAGCGGCAAGGGCCACCGGTTGACGATTCGCAATGGGTCTGAAGATCTCGCGCTCGACCTTGGTCCGCGGGCGGTGTGGCAGATCGCCGAGCAACTGCTCGGGGAGGGGACGGTGGTATGGCCCGCCGGTCTGGACCAGTCGGGGTTTGCGACGGGCCCATGCTTTATGGACGACGGCGCCATGGAGAGCCTCGCGAGTCACTTGGGCCGGCAGATTGAGAACTATCGGGATGCCGCGAGTTACACGACGGACGATCTGCGGGTGCCCAAGACCGGACCGGTGTGGATGAACGGACAAGGGACACGCGGCCTGTATTGCACGCTGCCGAACAGCCCCTCGCCAGGGCCGAACTGGCGCGGCTCCCATTCCGACGGCCCGTGCTATGGCAGGACCCGCCTACAGTTCGCCGCCTACATCGACGACCTTCCGCCCGCCTCCGGCGGCTTCACCGTGTGGCCGGGCAGCCACACGCGGATCTGGGAGAAGCAGTGGAAGGCCTTTCACGAACACGGACTGACGCACACGGGCGAGCGTGAAAAGATGCGCGAGGCGGGAGGCTACGAATATCGCCCCGACCCCCTATTCGAGCAGATCAAGGCCGATACCCAGCCTTTCGAGACACATGGGCCGGCTGGCACCTTGGTCTTGTGGCACACGAAGATTCTGCACATCCCCGGACAGAACCAATCCAGCGACGTCATCCGCCAGGCCACGATCTACGGCTATCTCAAAACGCTCGAGTCGCTCTCCGATGCGCTGGCGATGGACGATGACGGCGGCGGCATCTGGCGCGACTGGTCCGATGAGGTGCGCGCGATCGACGAGCGAAGCTAG
- a CDS encoding aldo/keto reductase, with amino-acid sequence MEYRNLGRTGVKVSPLCLGCWNFGQVTDQDQTQAIVDCALDAGVNFFDTANSYGRGTSETMVGKALGGSGRRSRVVLATKVHFPMDDDDPNAQGNSRRHIIEQCEGSLRRLQTDYIDLYQVHRPVTDVPLDETLRALDDLIRAGKVRYVGTSTYPAWQVVESLWVSRELGLNRIICDQPPYHLLDRRIERELVPMALNFGIGIIPWAPLAGGFLTGRYARGATPPAGSRYERSVETQRQRGLFTDAAFKVVDELTAIANDKGCTPGQLALAWNMRQLGITSPIVGPRTPEQWAENLGAINVAVTDADRERLDAVAPPGRAIATYYNAPWGPHEYR; translated from the coding sequence ATGGAGTACCGCAATCTCGGTCGCACGGGGGTCAAGGTCAGCCCGCTGTGTCTGGGCTGTTGGAACTTCGGCCAGGTGACCGATCAGGACCAGACGCAGGCCATCGTCGACTGCGCCCTGGATGCGGGCGTCAACTTCTTCGATACCGCCAACTCCTATGGCCGCGGCACCAGCGAGACCATGGTCGGGAAGGCGCTCGGCGGGTCGGGCCGCCGCTCGCGCGTGGTGCTGGCCACCAAGGTCCACTTCCCCATGGACGACGACGATCCGAACGCGCAGGGCAACAGCCGACGCCACATCATCGAGCAGTGCGAGGGATCCCTGCGGCGCCTGCAGACCGACTACATCGACCTCTACCAGGTGCACCGACCCGTGACGGACGTGCCACTGGACGAGACGCTGCGCGCGCTCGACGACCTGATTCGCGCCGGCAAGGTGCGCTACGTCGGAACGAGCACGTACCCGGCCTGGCAAGTGGTGGAGTCGCTCTGGGTCTCACGCGAGCTGGGACTCAATCGCATCATTTGCGACCAGCCGCCGTATCACCTGCTTGACCGGCGCATCGAGCGCGAGCTGGTGCCGATGGCACTGAACTTCGGCATCGGGATCATTCCCTGGGCGCCGCTGGCGGGTGGCTTCCTCACAGGGCGGTATGCCCGCGGCGCGACGCCTCCAGCGGGATCTCGCTATGAACGCAGCGTCGAAACGCAGCGCCAGCGAGGCCTCTTCACCGACGCCGCGTTTAAGGTGGTGGACGAGCTGACGGCCATCGCCAACGACAAGGGCTGCACGCCCGGCCAGTTGGCCCTGGCGTGGAACATGCGGCAGCTGGGGATCACGAGCCCCATCGTGGGACCGCGCACGCCGGAGCAGTGGGCGGAGAATCTGGGCGCGATCAACGTGGCGGTGACCGACGCCGACCGCGAGCGGCTGGACGCGGTGGCGCCGCCAGGCCGGGCGATCGCCACCTACTACAACGCCCCTTGGGGTCCGCACGAGTACCGCTGA
- a CDS encoding Xaa-Pro peptidase family protein: MRRAYAAVDAAGLDALLVMNPANVFYLSGFQTFAVDGAACLVVPRHGEPSIAMDPPEFGSAWISAWFDDLRGYPPGSDRPAYAASMLAEHGLDRGRIGVDDASWGQTPAFRAGLEQTLPHAEFVSAGELFIELKRLKSPAEIEHIRWAALATRAATEAAVKTAAAGVTDGEIAGAAYAAMARAGGEYPCLSPIVTSGRRSGILHSTHKRRTLERGDNVLLEIGACHQRYTAPQMRTLTIGSPSDEVRRTADACIAALNAVLSVLRPGAVARDVAETGWRELATAGDDLVFHGNFGYGIGAGFPPNWADATGFIQRDQSTVLEPGMVFHHPIAVRRLGQFGVAFSETSVITKDGCEVLTHGERALIER, encoded by the coding sequence ATGCGACGCGCCTACGCCGCCGTGGACGCCGCCGGACTGGACGCCCTGCTGGTGATGAACCCGGCCAACGTTTTCTATCTTTCGGGATTTCAGACTTTCGCCGTGGACGGCGCCGCCTGTCTGGTGGTGCCGCGACACGGCGAACCGTCCATCGCGATGGATCCGCCGGAGTTCGGCAGCGCCTGGATCAGCGCGTGGTTCGACGATCTGCGCGGCTATCCGCCCGGGAGCGATCGTCCGGCCTATGCCGCATCGATGCTGGCCGAGCACGGGCTGGATCGCGGCCGCATCGGCGTCGACGACGCCAGCTGGGGACAGACGCCGGCATTTCGGGCAGGGCTGGAGCAAACTCTTCCCCACGCCGAGTTCGTCAGCGCCGGGGAGTTGTTCATCGAACTCAAGCGCCTGAAGTCACCCGCCGAGATCGAGCACATCCGCTGGGCGGCGCTCGCCACCCGGGCGGCCACCGAGGCAGCGGTCAAGACGGCGGCTGCCGGCGTGACGGACGGCGAGATCGCCGGCGCGGCCTATGCCGCCATGGCGCGCGCCGGCGGCGAGTATCCCTGCCTGTCGCCCATCGTCACCAGCGGCCGCCGCTCGGGCATCCTGCACTCCACCCACAAGCGCCGCACGCTCGAACGCGGCGACAACGTCCTGCTCGAGATCGGCGCCTGCCATCAGCGCTACACCGCGCCGCAAATGCGCACGCTGACCATCGGCTCGCCCTCCGACGAGGTCCGACGCACGGCGGATGCCTGCATCGCCGCCCTCAATGCCGTGCTAAGCGTCCTGCGACCTGGAGCGGTGGCCAGGGACGTGGCCGAGACCGGCTGGCGCGAGCTGGCCACCGCCGGCGACGACCTGGTCTTCCACGGCAATTTCGGCTACGGCATCGGCGCGGGATTTCCGCCGAACTGGGCCGACGCCACGGGGTTCATCCAGCGCGATCAGTCCACCGTGCTGGAGCCCGGCATGGTCTTCCACCACCCCATCGCCGTACGGCGGCTCGGACAGTTCGGCGTCGCGTTCAGCGAGACCAGCGTCATCACCAAGGACGGCTGCGAGGTGCTCACGCACGGCGAGCGCGCCCTCATCGAGCGCTAG
- a CDS encoding decarboxylase yields the protein MAHHRIGIVWPEAVQAGHLVELEQFVPPGLELDIEPVDSAPELGPEGITLGHVEGIASDPAIGRAARRLVQRGAQAVAYGCTSGSYVLGPDGDAAIAADMHTAAGVPATTTSTAAAAALRELGVRRVAVLSPHLDALNERLRAYLESSGFAVVNMIGLNRRGDIEAIEPGETRDLVAAGVDTPEAQAIFISCTGLRTAAIIDDLEAAISKPIVTANQATLWRAAQLAGAPATAPGRGRLLVASPS from the coding sequence ATGGCCCACCACCGCATAGGCATCGTCTGGCCCGAGGCGGTGCAGGCTGGGCATCTCGTCGAGTTGGAGCAGTTCGTTCCGCCGGGCCTCGAGCTCGACATCGAGCCGGTGGACTCCGCGCCCGAGCTTGGACCCGAGGGCATCACGCTGGGGCACGTGGAAGGCATCGCCAGCGATCCCGCCATTGGCCGCGCGGCGCGGCGCCTCGTCCAGCGCGGCGCCCAAGCTGTGGCCTACGGCTGCACCTCGGGCAGCTACGTCCTTGGCCCCGACGGCGACGCGGCCATTGCGGCCGACATGCACACTGCCGCGGGCGTCCCGGCCACTACAACCTCCACGGCCGCGGCCGCCGCGCTGCGTGAGCTTGGCGTGCGCCGGGTCGCCGTGCTCTCACCGCACCTCGACGCGCTCAACGAGCGTCTGCGCGCCTACCTGGAATCCAGCGGATTCGCCGTGGTCAACATGATCGGCCTGAACCGGCGCGGCGACATCGAGGCCATCGAACCCGGCGAGACGCGCGATCTTGTCGCTGCCGGCGTCGACACGCCGGAGGCCCAGGCCATCTTCATCAGCTGCACGGGCCTGCGCACGGCCGCCATCATCGACGACCTCGAAGCGGCAATCTCCAAACCCATCGTCACCGCCAACCAGGCCACCCTGTGGCGCGCCGCCCAGCTCGCCGGCGCCCCGGCCACCGCGCCAGGACGAGGGCGCTTGCTCGTCGCCTCGCCCAGCTAA
- a CDS encoding class I SAM-dependent methyltransferase, producing MSQSGLERDPDRSIGSNLSADVFAGTAEVYARYRPPYPDELLDDLRGRADITDKGRLLDLACGPGRVAIPLAEYFREVWAVDQEPEMIEVGQSRSKRKGLANIRWMVGRAEEIETAPGSFELITIGEAFHRLDQPVIAERAMAWLAPGRCLVTLGCFSLMVGREPWHDVLRAAVRRWTDRGAAGQATSARASPQTRGADHEGAVLTGHGFEHVGTFEFPHPYVWTLDSILGNLNSTSRLSRRVLGSEAERFDADVRRALLAFDSTGRYPETLRFGYSLFRAPEGRTSRDAPPKRTR from the coding sequence ATGAGCCAATCGGGTTTGGAACGAGATCCAGATCGGTCCATTGGTTCGAATCTCTCCGCCGACGTCTTCGCCGGTACTGCCGAGGTTTATGCGCGATACCGGCCTCCCTACCCGGACGAGCTGCTCGACGATCTTAGGGGGCGCGCCGATATCACGGACAAAGGCCGCTTGCTGGATTTGGCCTGTGGACCAGGACGCGTGGCGATTCCGCTGGCGGAGTACTTCCGCGAGGTCTGGGCCGTCGACCAGGAGCCGGAGATGATCGAGGTTGGGCAGTCGAGGTCCAAGCGGAAGGGCCTGGCAAACATTCGCTGGATGGTTGGACGTGCCGAGGAGATCGAGACCGCACCGGGCTCCTTCGAGCTAATCACCATCGGCGAGGCCTTTCACCGGTTGGATCAGCCGGTGATCGCCGAACGGGCCATGGCTTGGCTCGCGCCCGGCCGCTGCCTGGTGACGCTGGGGTGCTTCAGTCTGATGGTGGGCCGGGAGCCGTGGCATGACGTGCTGCGGGCGGCCGTTCGGCGTTGGACGGATCGCGGCGCCGCCGGGCAAGCCACGAGCGCCCGAGCCTCACCGCAGACTCGCGGCGCCGATCATGAAGGCGCAGTGTTGACGGGCCACGGGTTCGAGCACGTCGGCACGTTCGAGTTCCCGCATCCATACGTCTGGACGCTGGACTCGATTCTGGGGAACCTCAACTCCACTTCACGACTTTCGCGCCGTGTACTCGGCAGTGAGGCCGAGCGCTTCGACGCCGACGTGCGGCGGGCGCTGCTCGCCTTCGACTCCACCGGTCGCTACCCGGAGACGCTCCGGTTTGGGTACAGCCTGTTCAGGGCGCCGGAAGGTCGAACCTCACGCGACGCCCCTCCCAAAAGGACGCGCTAG
- a CDS encoding LpqB family beta-propeller domain-containing protein: MAAVAGVMALMAVSSTSLALDCVGAELNDGCLFTNTGGDTPYPDDGFAVTNADGVPLWDFVRARSADSIGYPISQRWVNGPFTLQAFQKVILQWDPGKERINYYNTLDVLANRYPNVELPNVPPHQVLEADQGATFGAIIRNHLALLEQNPAIKERFLAEPDWLNLYGLPIRYEEREVNGNPQGLQMLRSQRTVFVIWNVPAPGVTEGRVNLQNVPDKVKRLSDVIIPDAAKRPVGALLAFGSPVYGKTRIHVMRPDGSSVTQLTHADARDGAPRWSPDGSRIAFGSDRDGDYEIYVMDANGTNLTQLTHNGEIDWSPRWSPDGSRLVFFSNRDGDYEIFVMRADGSEVTQLTFNGALDAVPSWSPDGRQIAFHSNRDGDPEIYVMGVDGSDVTQLTHNDVADLDADWSPDGSRLAFVSEVNGVRKVHVMGVDGSDVKRVSRHGGADGNPAWSPDGRYIAFHSKVVFSHEIFVMGSDGSDLTQLTQNEGYVGWPHWTPVPVAFPVTPW; encoded by the coding sequence GTGGCAGCGGTCGCCGGAGTGATGGCGCTGATGGCGGTGTCGTCCACGTCGCTGGCGCTGGACTGCGTAGGCGCCGAACTCAACGATGGCTGCTTGTTCACGAATACCGGCGGCGACACGCCCTATCCTGACGACGGATTTGCCGTGACGAACGCCGACGGCGTGCCCTTGTGGGACTTCGTGCGCGCGCGCAGCGCGGATTCCATTGGCTATCCGATCAGCCAGCGGTGGGTGAACGGCCCGTTCACCTTGCAGGCATTCCAGAAGGTCATCCTCCAGTGGGATCCCGGCAAGGAGCGGATCAACTACTACAACACGCTGGATGTGCTGGCCAACCGTTACCCCAACGTCGAGCTACCCAACGTGCCGCCACACCAGGTGCTGGAAGCCGACCAGGGCGCAACTTTCGGCGCCATCATTCGGAACCATCTGGCGCTGCTGGAGCAGAACCCGGCGATCAAGGAGCGATTTCTGGCCGAGCCGGATTGGTTGAACCTCTACGGGCTGCCGATCCGGTATGAAGAGCGCGAGGTCAACGGGAATCCGCAGGGCTTGCAGATGCTGCGGTCACAGCGGACGGTGTTCGTGATCTGGAACGTGCCGGCCCCGGGTGTGACGGAGGGCCGGGTGAATCTGCAGAACGTGCCGGACAAGGTGAAGCGGCTGAGCGACGTGATCATTCCCGATGCCGCGAAGCGCCCGGTCGGCGCCCTGCTCGCCTTCGGCTCGCCCGTTTACGGAAAGACCAGGATTCACGTCATGCGCCCCGACGGCTCCAGCGTGACGCAGTTGACCCATGCCGACGCGCGGGACGGGGCCCCACGGTGGTCGCCCGACGGGAGCCGCATTGCATTCGGCTCCGACCGCGACGGGGACTATGAAATCTATGTGATGGACGCCAACGGCACGAACCTGACGCAGTTGACCCACAACGGTGAGATCGACTGGTCCCCCCGCTGGTCGCCCGACGGGAGCCGCCTCGTGTTCTTCTCCAACCGTGATGGGGACTATGAGATCTTCGTGATGCGCGCGGATGGGTCCGAGGTGACGCAGCTGACCTTCAACGGCGCCTTGGACGCGGTGCCCAGTTGGTCGCCCGACGGGCGTCAAATTGCCTTCCACTCGAACCGCGATGGGGACCCTGAAATCTACGTGATGGGCGTGGACGGCTCGGACGTGACGCAGTTGACCCATAACGACGTGGCGGACCTGGACGCGGATTGGTCGCCCGACGGGAGCCGCCTCGCATTCGTCTCGGAAGTCAACGGGGTTCGGAAAGTCCACGTGATGGGCGTGGACGGCTCGGACGTGAAACGGGTGAGCCGTCACGGCGGGGCAGACGGAAACCCCGCTTGGTCGCCCGACGGGCGGTACATCGCATTCCATTCGAAAGTCGTCTTTAGCCACGAGATCTTCGTGATGGGCTCGGATGGCTCGGATCTGACGCAGTTGACCCAAAACGAGGGCTACGTCGGTTGGCCACATTGGACGCCCGTGCCCGTTGCATTCCCGGTGACTCCCTGGTGA
- a CDS encoding Gfo/Idh/MocA family oxidoreductase produces MAGEIGVGIVGAGGVARGAHVPGYLSMPDRCRIVAIADIEIERAEALAAQFDIPHVFDRWEQMLGVDEIDAVSVCTHSDYHAPVTIAALESGRHVMTEKPMAVDLASARAMVAAAHRAKRILAVDFQTRFIRQAQTMKRFIDAGELGEIYFARARYVRRRGIPGRQAFHTREQSGGGALMDIGVHILDTGLWLMGFPTAVSASGSIFHKLITQEELFNPMGDWDRSATDVDESAVGLIKFANGAAMTLECAWGMNVGENDFGIDLAGDKGGGEVQFDEARHARAGTHPVRVFKDTGEMLVDLIPSSDRAIGSYPPRDPPKPHTLSIQNFVNAIIEGTEPLVTGDQGLITSTIIDALYRSAETGQQIDIKL; encoded by the coding sequence ATGGCGGGTGAGATTGGCGTTGGCATCGTGGGCGCGGGAGGGGTCGCCAGGGGCGCGCACGTTCCCGGCTACCTGAGCATGCCGGACCGCTGCCGCATTGTGGCCATTGCCGATATCGAGATCGAACGGGCCGAGGCATTGGCGGCGCAGTTCGACATCCCGCACGTCTTCGACCGCTGGGAGCAAATGCTCGGCGTGGACGAGATTGACGCCGTGAGCGTGTGCACCCATTCGGACTACCACGCGCCGGTGACCATTGCCGCGCTGGAGTCCGGTCGCCACGTGATGACCGAGAAGCCGATGGCGGTGGACCTGGCTTCGGCTCGCGCCATGGTTGCGGCCGCGCACAGGGCCAAGCGCATCCTGGCGGTGGACTTCCAGACGCGCTTTATCCGGCAGGCCCAGACCATGAAGCGTTTCATCGACGCCGGCGAGCTGGGCGAAATCTACTTTGCCCGCGCGCGCTACGTGCGGCGACGGGGCATCCCGGGTCGCCAGGCGTTCCACACTAGGGAGCAGAGCGGCGGCGGCGCGCTGATGGACATTGGCGTGCACATTCTCGACACCGGCTTGTGGCTCATGGGATTCCCCACCGCGGTGTCGGCGTCCGGATCGATCTTCCACAAGCTCATCACCCAGGAGGAATTGTTCAACCCCATGGGCGATTGGGACCGGTCGGCGACCGACGTCGATGAGAGTGCCGTGGGGCTGATCAAGTTCGCCAACGGCGCCGCCATGACGCTCGAATGCGCCTGGGGAATGAACGTGGGGGAGAACGACTTTGGCATCGACCTGGCGGGCGACAAGGGCGGCGGCGAGGTGCAGTTCGACGAGGCGCGGCACGCCAGGGCCGGCACGCATCCGGTGCGCGTGTTCAAGGACACCGGCGAGATGCTGGTCGACCTGATTCCGAGCTCGGACCGCGCGATTGGGTCATACCCGCCGCGTGACCCGCCCAAGCCGCACACGCTGTCGATACAGAACTTCGTCAACGCCATCATCGAGGGCACCGAGCCGCTGGTGACCGGCGATCAGGGCCTCATCACCAGCACCATCATCGACGCGCTCTACCGCTCGGCGGAGACCGGCCAGCAGATTGACATAAAGCTCTAG
- a CDS encoding sugar phosphate isomerase/epimerase has translation MTVTLAAALYTIRREVTSPAEFAAGLERLRDIGYHGVEAAGVPLLEGPDPAISARELKRMLDDAGLACVGAHARWREIRGNTSAVVDRLYALDCSIISIPAFVDEFDKFDPNSYAAFAGEAALVAQILGEHGMRLGYHNHAHEFLRFGPDRRTMFDLLIDEPSLAIEIDVYWAAFAGVDPGSLIERLSGRVPLLHCKDLEMVRDAEAGARPFFAPVGEGNLDWERILAASHAAGTEAWVVEQDQCLRDPFDCLRSSYEFLRARVP, from the coding sequence ATGACCGTGACGCTCGCCGCGGCCCTCTACACGATCCGACGTGAAGTCACATCGCCCGCGGAATTCGCCGCTGGACTGGAACGGCTGCGCGATATTGGCTATCACGGCGTCGAGGCGGCCGGCGTGCCGCTGCTGGAAGGGCCCGACCCGGCGATTTCGGCGCGCGAGCTGAAGCGCATGCTGGACGATGCCGGCCTGGCCTGCGTCGGCGCCCACGCCCGGTGGCGCGAGATCCGTGGCAACACCTCAGCAGTGGTCGATCGGCTCTATGCGCTCGACTGCTCCATCATCAGCATTCCCGCCTTCGTCGACGAGTTCGACAAGTTCGACCCCAACAGCTACGCGGCATTCGCCGGCGAGGCGGCGCTGGTGGCGCAAATCCTCGGCGAGCACGGCATGCGCCTGGGCTATCACAATCACGCCCACGAGTTCCTGCGCTTCGGCCCCGACCGCCGCACGATGTTCGACCTTCTGATCGACGAACCAAGTCTGGCCATCGAGATCGACGTCTATTGGGCGGCGTTTGCCGGCGTCGACCCGGGCAGCCTGATCGAGCGCCTTTCCGGGCGGGTGCCGCTGCTGCACTGCAAGGACCTGGAGATGGTCCGCGACGCCGAGGCCGGCGCGCGCCCCTTCTTTGCGCCGGTCGGCGAGGGCAACCTGGACTGGGAGCGCATCCTGGCCGCCAGCCATGCTGCCGGGACCGAGGCGTGGGTCGTCGAGCAGGACCAGTGCTTGCGCGACCCGTTCGACTGTCTGCGCTCCAGTTACGAGTTCCTGCGAGCGCGCGTTCCTTAG
- a CDS encoding sugar phosphate isomerase/epimerase gives MRIGVVTVLLRDLPLTEALDYLSSIGVQDLEIGCGAYPGNEHCNAQELLASDEKRAEFQEAIESRGLNLSALAMHGNPIHPNAEIAERHIAEERDAILLAEKFGVETVVGFSGCPGDHEGAKYPNWVTNAWPTDFPAILEWQWETKVIPYWRESAAFARDHGIHKIALEMHPGFVVYNTETLLRLRDAVGPEIGANLDPSHLFWQGIDVPEAVLDIGRAGALHHFHAKDTRIEPTIARKHGVLDTKSLADTSERAWIFRTVGYGHGAEVWRDIVTALRTVNYDGPLSIEHEDALMSPREGLEKAVRFLREIIIEQPTSDAYWA, from the coding sequence ATGAGGATCGGCGTGGTGACGGTCTTGCTGCGCGATCTGCCGTTGACGGAGGCCCTGGATTACCTGTCCTCGATCGGCGTGCAGGACCTGGAAATCGGCTGCGGGGCCTATCCCGGCAACGAGCACTGCAACGCCCAAGAGCTGCTGGCCAGCGACGAGAAGCGCGCGGAGTTCCAGGAGGCCATCGAGTCGCGTGGGCTCAACCTGAGCGCGCTGGCCATGCACGGCAATCCGATCCATCCCAACGCGGAGATTGCGGAACGGCATATCGCCGAGGAACGCGACGCGATCCTGCTGGCGGAGAAGTTTGGTGTGGAAACGGTGGTCGGCTTCTCGGGCTGTCCCGGTGACCACGAGGGCGCGAAATATCCCAACTGGGTCACCAATGCCTGGCCAACGGACTTTCCGGCGATCCTGGAGTGGCAGTGGGAGACCAAGGTGATCCCCTACTGGCGCGAGTCGGCGGCGTTCGCCCGCGATCACGGCATCCACAAGATCGCGCTGGAGATGCATCCGGGCTTCGTGGTCTATAACACCGAGACGCTGCTGCGGCTGCGCGACGCGGTTGGACCCGAAATCGGCGCCAACCTGGACCCGAGCCACCTGTTCTGGCAGGGGATCGACGTGCCGGAAGCGGTTCTGGATATCGGACGCGCGGGCGCGCTGCACCACTTCCACGCCAAGGACACGCGCATCGAGCCCACCATCGCGCGGAAGCATGGCGTGCTGGACACCAAGTCGTTGGCCGATACGTCGGAGCGCGCCTGGATCTTCCGCACCGTCGGCTACGGCCACGGCGCGGAGGTGTGGCGCGACATCGTGACCGCGCTGCGCACGGTGAACTACGACGGGCCGTTGAGCATCGAGCACGAGGACGCGCTGATGTCGCCACGGGAGGGCCTGGAGAAGGCGGTGCGGTTCCTGCGCGAGATCATCATCGAGCAGCCCACCAGCGACGCGTACTGGGCATGA